A portion of the Microlunatus phosphovorus NM-1 genome contains these proteins:
- a CDS encoding cation diffusion facilitator family transporter, whose protein sequence is MSTEGGTKAVVAALTANLFIAATKFGAWALTGASSMLAEAIHSVADSGNQALLLIGGKRAKRAATPEHPFGYGRDRYIYAFLVAIVLFSVGGLFALYEAYHKWHELRAGHSGGLLESAWWWVPLVVLGAAVVAESLSFRTAIRESSKTKGRQSWSRFIRSAKAPELPVVLLEDFAALLGLLFALFGVGMTLLTHNAIFDVFGTAMIGLLLVAVAVTLATETKSLLLGESASPESIRRIETALTAADGVERVIHMKTLHLGPEEILVAAKIAVRPTSSAQEVATTIDAAEVAIRAAEPMVTDLYLEPDIYNVDYTPAPRPERPGAPSH, encoded by the coding sequence ATGAGTACAGAGGGCGGAACCAAGGCGGTGGTGGCCGCGCTGACGGCGAACCTCTTCATCGCCGCCACGAAGTTCGGGGCCTGGGCACTCACCGGGGCTTCGTCGATGCTCGCCGAGGCGATCCACTCCGTCGCGGACTCGGGCAATCAGGCGCTGCTGCTGATCGGCGGCAAACGGGCAAAGCGGGCGGCGACGCCGGAGCACCCGTTCGGATACGGCCGAGACCGCTACATCTATGCGTTTCTGGTGGCCATCGTGCTGTTCTCGGTCGGTGGCCTGTTTGCTCTGTACGAGGCGTATCACAAGTGGCACGAATTGCGTGCTGGGCATTCGGGCGGCCTGCTGGAGAGCGCGTGGTGGTGGGTCCCGCTGGTCGTGCTGGGCGCGGCCGTTGTCGCCGAGAGCCTCTCGTTCCGGACGGCGATCCGAGAATCGTCCAAGACGAAGGGCCGCCAGTCCTGGTCGCGCTTCATCCGATCGGCCAAGGCGCCGGAGCTGCCGGTGGTGTTGCTCGAGGACTTTGCCGCGCTGCTCGGACTGCTGTTCGCGCTGTTCGGCGTCGGAATGACCCTGCTCACCCACAATGCGATCTTCGACGTGTTCGGCACCGCAATGATCGGCCTGCTGCTCGTGGCGGTCGCGGTGACGCTCGCTACCGAGACCAAGAGTCTGCTGCTGGGTGAGTCGGCCAGCCCGGAGTCGATCCGACGCATCGAGACCGCGTTGACGGCGGCAGACGGGGTGGAGCGGGTCATCCACATGAAGACACTGCACCTGGGTCCGGAGGAGATCCTGGTCGCCGCCAAGATCGCGGTGCGGCCCACCTCGTCGGCGCAGGAGGTCGCCACCACGATCGACGCAGCCGAGGTGGCCATCCGGGCGGCCGAGCCGATGGTCACCGACCTCTATCTCGAGCCTGACATCTACAACGTCGACTACACACCGGCGCCGCGTCCCGAGCGTCCCGGCGCGCCCAGCCATTGA
- a CDS encoding SIS domain-containing protein: MFDDSWLEDQRALRDADAGLRRLAEAGARLRREFGGAEEPLLQMSVLERPRAVIAVGSEARFIRAMLEPACPVPFVAWPAHGLPGWVGALDLVVVMASDLVTPALLATVHEAVRRGAQLLIACPPASIIADHAVSSSTILLPTSTADPLAAAIVTLAALHRLQLGPEVDPWQVADAMDQVATDCSPYVNVAENPAKDLAMGLAEAHPLVWGGSVLAARASRRVAEALRAASGRAALAADADELITVLESAAPRDPFADPFEDAVSADRRPVLLILDDGNPEPPIRHAHARLRTAAERNDIRVCVVQHASGSDVERYATVLQTGMYAAVYLAVGLGRYLQS, translated from the coding sequence ATGTTCGACGACTCCTGGCTGGAGGATCAGCGGGCTCTTCGCGACGCCGACGCCGGTCTACGGCGCCTCGCTGAGGCGGGCGCTCGGCTGCGCCGGGAGTTCGGTGGGGCGGAGGAGCCGCTGCTGCAGATGTCGGTGCTCGAGCGTCCTCGGGCAGTGATCGCGGTGGGCAGCGAAGCCCGGTTCATCCGCGCGATGCTGGAGCCGGCCTGTCCGGTCCCGTTCGTGGCCTGGCCGGCGCATGGGCTGCCAGGTTGGGTGGGGGCCCTGGATCTGGTCGTGGTGATGGCCAGCGATCTGGTGACCCCCGCGTTGCTCGCAACCGTGCACGAGGCGGTACGCCGCGGCGCCCAGCTGCTGATCGCCTGTCCACCGGCTTCGATCATCGCCGATCACGCGGTCTCCAGCTCGACCATTCTGTTGCCCACCTCGACCGCCGATCCGCTGGCCGCGGCGATCGTCACACTGGCCGCGTTGCACCGGCTGCAGCTAGGGCCGGAGGTGGACCCGTGGCAGGTGGCGGATGCGATGGATCAGGTGGCCACCGACTGCTCTCCGTACGTGAATGTCGCCGAGAACCCTGCCAAGGACCTGGCGATGGGGCTGGCTGAGGCGCACCCGCTGGTCTGGGGCGGTTCGGTGCTGGCCGCTCGAGCGAGTCGGCGGGTCGCCGAAGCATTGCGTGCCGCGAGCGGCCGGGCCGCGTTGGCCGCCGACGCTGACGAGCTGATCACCGTGTTGGAGTCCGCAGCGCCTCGCGACCCCTTCGCTGACCCGTTCGAGGATGCTGTGTCGGCCGATCGGCGACCTGTGCTGTTGATCCTCGACGACGGAAACCCGGAACCGCCGATTCGCCACGCTCATGCCAGGCTGCGGACTGCCGCCGAACGCAATGACATCCGAGTATGCGTGGTGCAGCATGCCAGTGGCTCCGATGTGGAGCGCTATGCCACCGTGCTGCAGACAGGCATGTACGCCGCGGTCTATCTGGCGGTCGGTCTCGGACGCTACCTCCAAAGCTGA
- a CDS encoding EamA family transporter: MTYVLWLVLGTAVLHAGWNALAKSVGDRWVASTLIGVVNGIGGIACILVFGLPAPGAWPFLVVSALLQAVYLLTLTSAYRHGDLSRLYPIMRGTAPVLVTAVSVLVLNEQLSPSSWLGLTVLVAGIGLLAVGRGLPRRGDGLGLAVLTGVIIASYTVSDGIGVRIGDQPMAYIGWMFALQAPVLIGVCWWQGGPGLPVRLRRHAVRGLTGGLLSVITYGTVVWAQSRAPLAVVSGLRETSVIWAVLIGRVFLGERLVGREALAIVLACCGAVVLQVSSG, from the coding sequence TTGACGTACGTCCTGTGGTTGGTGCTGGGCACCGCGGTCCTGCACGCCGGGTGGAACGCGCTGGCCAAATCGGTCGGTGATCGCTGGGTCGCCTCGACCCTGATCGGGGTGGTCAACGGGATCGGGGGGATTGCGTGCATCCTCGTCTTCGGACTGCCGGCCCCGGGTGCCTGGCCCTTCCTGGTGGTGTCGGCGCTGCTGCAGGCGGTCTATCTGCTGACCCTCACCTCGGCCTACCGGCACGGCGACCTGTCGCGGCTCTACCCGATCATGCGGGGCACGGCCCCGGTGCTGGTGACCGCGGTCTCGGTACTGGTTCTGAATGAGCAACTGAGCCCCTCCTCCTGGCTCGGTCTCACGGTGCTGGTGGCGGGGATCGGGCTGCTCGCGGTCGGTCGAGGGCTGCCACGGCGGGGTGACGGCCTGGGTCTGGCCGTGCTGACCGGGGTGATCATCGCCAGCTACACCGTCTCCGACGGCATCGGCGTCCGGATCGGTGACCAGCCGATGGCCTACATCGGCTGGATGTTCGCCCTCCAGGCGCCGGTTCTGATCGGCGTGTGCTGGTGGCAGGGCGGTCCTGGGCTGCCGGTCCGGCTGCGTCGACATGCGGTGCGCGGGCTGACCGGCGGACTGCTGTCGGTCATCACGTACGGCACGGTGGTCTGGGCGCAGAGTCGCGCACCGTTGGCCGTCGTCTCGGGATTGCGAGAGACCAGCGTGATCTGGGCCGTGCTGATCGGCCGGGTCTTCCTCGGCGAACGGTTGGTCGGTCGGGAGGCTTTGGCGATCGTCTTGGCCTGTTGCGGCGCGGTCGTGCTCCAGGTCAGCAGCGGCTGA
- a CDS encoding DUF3499 domain-containing protein, with product MATLTYVYSDSTAVLGPLAARNEPHGYDLCHTHAENLRAPRGWEVIRKEIPTEPEPSSDDLLALANAVREVGFSYDQPVHDRPAEVRPREQRPGIVELGRRGHLTVLADPDAR from the coding sequence GTGGCGACCTTGACGTATGTCTACAGCGACTCGACCGCAGTCCTGGGACCACTAGCCGCCCGCAACGAGCCGCACGGCTACGACCTGTGCCATACCCATGCCGAGAACCTGCGCGCCCCGCGTGGCTGGGAGGTGATCCGCAAGGAGATCCCGACCGAGCCGGAGCCGAGCAGCGACGACCTGCTCGCCCTGGCCAACGCGGTCCGCGAGGTCGGATTCTCCTACGACCAGCCGGTGCATGACCGCCCGGCCGAGGTACGCCCGCGCGAGCAACGCCCGGGGATCGTCGAGTTGGGGCGGCGCGGTCACCTGACCGTCCTCGCCGACCCCGACGCGCGGTAA
- a CDS encoding Trm112 family protein — translation MAIDLAPELLDILACPNCHGSLAVDHDRDELVCLAADCGLAYPVRQGIPVLLIDEARRPGADLSASSAVSAASASSAAPVSSGDPAESEGSAAGPATGTSAADGVERT, via the coding sequence ATGGCCATCGACCTGGCACCCGAGTTGCTCGACATCTTGGCCTGCCCCAACTGCCACGGGTCGCTCGCGGTCGACCATGACCGCGACGAGCTGGTCTGCCTGGCCGCCGACTGCGGACTGGCCTATCCGGTCCGCCAAGGCATCCCGGTGCTGCTGATCGACGAGGCCCGTCGCCCCGGCGCGGATCTGTCGGCCTCGTCCGCAGTGTCGGCAGCCTCTGCATCGTCCGCGGCTCCGGTCAGCTCGGGCGATCCAGCCGAGTCCGAGGGCTCGGCAGCAGGGCCGGCGACGGGGACGTCCGCCGCGGACGGCGTCGAGCGCACCTAG
- the manB gene encoding phosphohexomutase domain-containing protein (converts mannose-6-phosphate to mannose-1-phosphate; the resulting product is then converted to GDP-mannose by ManC which is then used in the synthesis of mannose-containing glycoconjugates that are important for mediating entry into host cells), whose translation MIDSRIFKANDIRGVVTGLSPEWDLAGAHAIGIAAAEVLGIADGNGALVLGRDMRTTSPEFAAAFADGVLSRGGNVIDIGLASTDELWFASGHLDLPGVMFTASHNPGNYNGAKFCHAQARPMQPAELVAIRDRALALSDEPSEPAATPGRLTQRDLLPAYAEHLHSLVDLSGIRRLKVVVDAGNGMGGLTTPAVLGSANLELIGLYLDLDGGFPNHPPNPLEPANLVDAQAAVREHGADLAVVFDGDADRCFVIDERGEVVSPSAITALIAVRELARDPGGAIVINKITSQSVPKLVSAAGGRTVITRVGHTFVKAAMAEHGAVFGGEHSAHFYFRDFWGADTGMLAALHVLAAVGTTTEPLSALVEQYTHFAASGEINSTVADVEPVLAQLEQQFAGRAVPDRVDGLTLTGDGWWVNVRPSNTEPLLRLNVEAPTAAEVDALRDEALAIIRA comes from the coding sequence ATGATCGATTCGCGTATCTTCAAGGCCAATGACATCCGTGGCGTGGTGACCGGGCTCAGCCCGGAGTGGGATCTGGCGGGGGCACACGCGATCGGAATTGCTGCTGCGGAGGTGCTGGGGATCGCCGACGGCAACGGTGCTCTCGTGCTGGGGCGCGACATGCGTACCACCAGCCCGGAGTTCGCCGCCGCATTCGCCGACGGCGTGCTGAGCCGGGGCGGCAATGTCATCGACATCGGGTTGGCGAGCACGGACGAGCTGTGGTTCGCCTCGGGCCACCTCGATCTGCCGGGGGTGATGTTCACCGCGAGCCACAACCCGGGCAATTACAACGGGGCGAAGTTCTGTCATGCGCAGGCCCGCCCGATGCAGCCGGCTGAACTGGTTGCGATCCGAGACCGGGCGCTCGCGCTGTCAGACGAACCGAGTGAGCCGGCAGCCACCCCAGGCCGGTTGACTCAGCGTGACCTGCTGCCCGCGTACGCGGAACACCTCCACTCGCTGGTCGACCTGAGCGGGATCCGCCGGCTCAAGGTGGTGGTGGATGCCGGCAACGGTATGGGCGGGCTGACCACGCCGGCGGTGCTGGGCTCGGCGAATCTGGAGTTGATCGGGCTCTATCTCGACCTGGACGGCGGTTTCCCGAACCATCCGCCGAATCCGCTGGAGCCGGCGAACCTGGTGGATGCACAGGCTGCGGTACGTGAACACGGGGCCGATCTGGCGGTGGTGTTCGACGGCGATGCCGACCGCTGTTTCGTGATCGACGAACGGGGAGAGGTGGTCTCGCCCTCGGCGATCACGGCGTTGATCGCGGTCCGCGAGCTCGCCCGTGATCCAGGCGGCGCGATCGTGATCAACAAGATCACCTCTCAATCGGTGCCGAAGCTGGTCTCGGCCGCCGGGGGTCGGACGGTGATCACCCGGGTGGGGCACACGTTCGTGAAGGCTGCGATGGCCGAGCACGGTGCGGTCTTCGGCGGAGAGCATTCAGCGCACTTCTATTTCCGGGATTTCTGGGGTGCCGACACGGGGATGCTCGCGGCGTTGCATGTGCTGGCCGCGGTCGGGACGACCACCGAGCCGCTGTCGGCCTTGGTCGAGCAGTACACCCATTTCGCAGCGTCGGGGGAGATCAACTCCACGGTCGCCGACGTCGAGCCGGTGCTCGCCCAGCTGGAGCAGCAGTTTGCCGGCCGGGCCGTTCCGGATCGGGTGGACGGTCTGACTCTCACCGGCGATGGCTGGTGGGTGAACGTACGGCCCAGCAACACCGAGCCATTGCTGCGGCTCAACGTGGAGGCGCCCACGGCCGCGGAGGTCGATGCTCTCCGTGACGAGGCGCTGGCGATCATCCGAGCCTGA